The Vitis vinifera cultivar Pinot Noir 40024 chromosome 1, ASM3070453v1 DNA segment tgttaTCGAAAACAATTACTAAATAAACTCTTAGGGTCTGTTTGGTTTTTGTTTCCAAGAActattttctgttcttgaaaataaaaaacgcAAAAACTTATTTGGGGAAGAgggtgtgtttttattttttgtgttttctgtattctcaaaaaccatttttttaagaacaataaaaaaatgtttttattgttaaaagaatatattatttttcatgttttctcttcattctttttgtgttttcttagctgtttttttgtgttttcataaAAGTGAGTTCGACCCAACCACTACACCCTCACCCACAaactctttcttcttccttaaattattgaaattaatatatttatacatgATGACAAAGTCAtaatttgtttaagaaaattataactggtattaaaattttaaaatagaataattttttttaatttaaatgaattgtgcatatgaaaattatttatatatttataatatcaagttaatggaagaaaacactttattaattaaaataaataaattttaaacatgattttttgttttacttattttaaaaaacttttttattaattcaacaatatatatatattttttgtttttgaaaacaaaaactgttttctagaATTCCGTtctcaaatacaattttttttttctaaaaacataaataaaaatgttcttaaaaactattttcaaaaaatgttttctaaaacagttttcaaaaacagcaatcAAACATGACCTTATATTTTCCCTTAAACCATAACATTGAAAacaaactttatttataaattaaattttaaaataaaattattaaacataaaatcaaattacattAAGAGAGTGTTTGAcagtaattaaatatttttaatatttgaatgataaaaattttgaaatgttaaaaatattgaaaatatttttcaaaatcactgtTAAATAGGCTCTAACTAATTGTTATCTCTAATTCGTCTGCTCTTAAGGCAGAAATTAAACATCAGGCTTATACTCGAATTCAACTAATATTCTTAAAttcatgataaaatttaagTCAGGACCACTTACTAGGACCTTTCTTTTCGGTATTCGGCCAGACTAATTGGCCTACTTGGTGGGTGGGTCTGCGTGTCTGTTGAGGTCTAATTATCGTACTCTTGATGAGAAGGCTGAAAACAACACTTCATCCTATTCCATTTTTATATTCAACGATCTGGACACTTGGATTCTCCATTATCTTGAAAAATTGATTGGTATTTGTACTTTTATGAAccctaaattttattataagaatAAGGGATAATTATTTGCAATAAAAAAGTAAAGCAACCCCCCCTTTAAGGAGGCTTAATACTCCGAAAAAACTACTGCTGAATTCAGCTAGCGCAGCCACCCCGTGTTGGGACTACTGGGACTGAAATGAACAAAAGTTGAAGACTATCACTTCCTCTCCCACCTCCTTCACCATTCTTGAAcacccaaaaacccaaaaaactcTCAATTTCCTCtgcttttgaaaatattagATCAAATCTAGTTGAGTCAACCTACTTGAACACCCAAAAACCCATTTCCGACCACGTCTAATTAAtgtctaaaaattttctttgtgaattatcttataaataaagaTCAGTTATGACCAAGTCCAGATATGGATTGAATATATACATGGTGACTTTAAAACCAGAGGCCACATTCAACAATCAAATATGACTTTGACACATTGAAGCACCAAATATAATTTGCTGTTTACTACATGCATATGGCCATGGCTTAGCGCAGCCACCAACTATTCCGGTCACCGGAGCTGAAAGAGCAAAACCTAAACACAAGCACCTCTTGACCCAGCTCAGCAACAGCTCTACATGGAGCTAGAGAATCACGACACAGCGGACAGGTTGATCGCTTATACTGAACCCATCTATCCAAGCAAACTTTGTGAAACAGATGATCGCATCTCAAGTCGCTTATCTCATCTCCTTCTTCAATCTTGCATAGACAGACAGCACATTCTTCTTCTGATTCCTCAGAGCCTAATTTAACCTTATAGTGGCCTATCCTGAGTTCTTCCTCACCATTTTCCAGCATGCCAAGTGTGTAACTTGCAAAGGAGAAGCGGTGGAACAAGAAACTCCATGCCCATTTGAAATGGGTAATGGGTAAAACTATGTAATTCACCATGATCAATCTGGGAATTACCTCAGGAAGATGCAGAAAGCGAGAAGAAAAGTAGAGCGGGAAGGCTGAGATAAATAACAAGGGACCATTCAAAGCTTGTCTTTTGAAACTACGAGGAAATTGCACAGCCCTACTTCACCTTTCATACCAGAAAACTATTTGTTAAATAGAACTGATTTCATTGACTAAGAAATCTGCTTATCACATCATATTCCACCAACTTTTTGaattgtcatttttttatacGTCTATATTTAACctaattaaatttgttttaggTGACTATTCTTCATGGAAACGTAAAAGCTTGGcctctttttataaaaaacagaCTACGGAAAGGAGGCTGCGGACGTGAAATTCCTATGCAATTTAGTCACACTTTTACTGCAAAAACAGTATAAAATATTGTACGTAATCGTCATCAACTTTGaaaattataaggaaaaaaaaagaacagtAGAATTGAGGTCCCATGTGTCCGTTGGATACTCTTCAATTTTCTCATCACGTGAGTTGAATAGGCAGAACAGACAAGGAAAAGTTTCAATGTTCTACCTCTCACAATCAATGTGTGTGATGGTGACAAAGAAAATTGGATTGCAGCTACGTATTTAGCAGCCTCGCAAATGTCAttataatagaagaaaaaaatgcagaatATTGAAGACATGAGGTCAGATTGGCAATATTTTCCAAAACCGGATTTaagaaaaaagtgtttttggaaACAGTTCTTGACCAGCTCAAATTGTTCattggaacaaaattttatatgaaaatttaaatataaaaaacagtttCCTCAACTGGTGGTTCATGAACGTATCCGATGCAAGAGTTGACAATATGTTCTCGATCTGATCTATTGATGTTTAGAATAGTATACAAAAAGGCAACTGCAAACGtctcatatttgttttaaaaattcatctcaCAAAGAATGATTTTCTTcgtcaaatgtatttttttctgTTCCAAAGATGgcaaaattgtttccaaaaatGGCTTCCAAACAATCCTATGattgtttttcaaatatgaTCTTGACACATTCAGAATTATGGTCCGGTGAAGAGAAAAAGCAGAGATCCAAATTTAATCTGGATTTGCCATTAAGGTAGATAAGTATCGATTCAAACATCTGTAGGTGACAAGGCTAGTGCCACAAATCCCAAATGGACCCACAAAAGATGATCTGCATGAATAGTACTAGGCTATTACAGACTCATATTTTCTTTAGCAGTCAGGAATGTACTATGTGGCCTGTGCTGGGCAATGCATACACATGTGCCATCAATGCAATAGTTGGTATTGAAATATACCCAATTTTCGGCCAGAATATTATTCCAGATGAAGAGGATATCAGTGAGTTAGTCGGAAGCTGGAATCAATCAACAACCAATTCAGGAAATTAAAGCCACAAAAATGAGAAATCTATGAAAGCAATTGTTAAATTTACGTAAAAGTAGACTGGTTTCAATGCTTGGCTGAGAAGAAACAGCATCAAACAACATAATTTTACAATATACATTGAATAGGAGTACTTTGAAGGCTCTGATTGATGACAATGATCAATTTAGCGCAGCCACCACATACTGCGATTGCCAGGACTGGATGAAGAAAACTTGACCACTATCACTTCCTCTCCCACCTCATTCACCATTCTTGAAGGAGCAGTACAACTTCGACACAAGGGACATGTTCCATTTCTATGTCCAAGCCATCTGTCCAGGCAATCTCTGTGAAACATATGACCACACCTCAACTCTCTTAcctcttctccttcttcaatcTTGCATAGACACACCGCACACTCTACCACCTCATTCGACCCCTCCTCAGGCTCATAGAGCCCTATGTTTAGTCCCTGGTCAAAATTTTCATGCACATTAATTTTGTGCGAATTAGGAAAGAGGGAGTAGTGAAGCAAGAAATCCCATGCCCAAGCCAAATGGGAAGCAGTTGGAGTTATATAATTGGACATGATGGATTGAGGAATGAACTTGGGAAAGAGCTCATGGCGGATGAAGATGAAGGTGCATAGCATCAGAATGGGGAAGAGAAAAAGAGGTGAACTTGTTAGTAGAAAGTTCATGTTTTGTGATTTCACGAAGAAAACTAACTTTTGAGGATAGAGCTCTGCACAAAACCACAGATATAAATAGCTTTTATTGGCAGCCGTATACGTATTTAATTTTCGAAACAACAGTACATAAACAAATATGTCTGTATAAATATACACAATATGTGTCAATTGTGTATGTTGAGGCTAATTGAAAAACGTGTTCAACAGCTTTTACTTTTCAATTGTATATGTTGACAGAGACCACAGCCAATGGAAATTTCTCACATTTAGAAATCAATAATATGGTCATTTGATTTCCAACGTTCTCTTTCTCAGGCAAGGATCATCATTCATCCAAGGTACTAGAGTCTCTCGAGGAATTCTTCAACTTTCCCTTTCACTCCCGCGAAGATACATGGGACTTCTCAGGGAGGGAGGTAGGCACATAAGACACGCTTTGCATTGTTAGTTTTCCATGAAGTTAGGATTAGGTTTCCAAAATAGATACAGATTCAATAAATAAGAGCACACTTCCGAGTCATTTTCGTCAAAGCGTTTAGAACAAAACAGAGTTCTTatggtaatttttttcccttttttggtaaGATATTAAGATTGCagataatattaaaaacgtttttagtatttataattttaagtattaaaaatattaaaaatactttttagaattattattaaataggttCTAAGAGTATATTTGACAGTATTTTTGGGAagcatttttagtatttttaatatttaaaaattaaaattttcaagtgttaataaaaatagaaatattttttaaaattattagccAATGGACGCtaataacaaaaaatgaaaaaatagattATAAGTATGAACTAGTTGTTGTCCAAAACTCCCTTCCAAGTGACCtaacaaaaattgataaatgcTTGACTTTTGTAAGCAAAAAGTTAGAAGTTTAGAAAATCTAACCCTCTCCAATAGTGACCTAAAGAAATTTGATTCCAATGGCCAAATATTTTCCTAGGTTTGGATAGTGaccaaaaatttgatattttctgaCTTGTAAACAAATGAGGTTGGAAAATAAGTTGCTTTTGTTGGAAGTATTTTGTACATCCTTATCAAGTTGTTTTGGGGCTTACACATCTGCTCATCAAGTTGGACTTATTTTCTTTCCTGCCAAacacctcttttcctttttgttccaAAAAATGCATATCTAGTCCTATTAACGCATATTttctgtcatttttttttcaatttttgttttgttaattttggattttttctaCACTTACCCAGGACAAGGATCATTCTCAATTCAGATCAGTCAAAAATGGGAAATCATGAGGTTTGATATTTGCAGTAAAATTCAAGATTTAAAGTGAATTTATTTTCCGCTGGTTACAACAGCTTTTTGAGAATATTGAAGGTTTTCTAGAAACTCTCATATTAGAgttcattaaaatatatatgatctTTCTACCTCTTCAAAAGGCTGCTAtcaatcatatattttttttattctaatccACATGCATGGttgaatatattttcaatttatcgGAACACGTGATTTTGATTATGATGTTTGTTTCCAGAGAAAACTGGTTTTAATTATGTCAAGGTGCACTGCTTTATACTTTTCAAATGTCACACTAGTTGTGTATTTGAATATTTCTTTCTAAGGCTTTTGAATGGGGGAATTTAAATCAATTATATATTGAAGTTTTTTACAACCATTGTTGAACTTCGATCCTTTGTTATCTAATCTCTCCTTTTACTGGTAAGAATGTTAGAAAATGGCAACATTGAATATTTTCCTGAGAAACAAACAAGACAATGCTCCCAGACCATGGTAGGATACTCTTGAGATTAGTGTAGCAGCATGTAGCAGCCTAGCTTTGTGTTAGGGCTAGTTTGTGCAGAAAAGTCAAACTTGCTTCAATCGACCTTGACATATTCTTTTATGGATAGtataacttttataatattagaaaatgacttttCCACTCTAGACCTACACCATagcttttcaaatttgttcagCTGTCAACTAGCCATATTAGCCATAATGGATTTTTGGATATGGGGCACTTGCAATCGTTATCTCATGAGAGCCTAGCCAACAATTTTGATGAGAGTctgatattaaattttaaattcaatataagGTGCTTAGGCTTATCTAAGCCTAACCAATTAACCTATGAGGAGGTGTCTCCAAAAGGCTTCACAAATggactcttttttattttattttataatttcaactAAGGATTTGACACTTCAACATAAACTATGAAAACAATAAGTTTTGAGTCATCTAACTCTTCTGTCTTTAATTAGTATCACTCTGAGTTATTTGTATtgcccttttatttattttaggctAAGAAAATAATTAGTAACAATTATTTACCCTCATAATTAAAGCACTCAACTTAGGCAttttatttaactcattttatttttctttttccttggtaagattaattttttccttttaaaaatatgatttagagttatttttattttgaaatcgAGTAAATTTCTTTAACCTTTGCTATGGTTAGCATAAGTTCGCGCTCATCTATTAATTGCAACTTTCAGTGTTCACTCTCATCTATTGATTGTAACTTTTAATAGCCAAGTGGGGGGAGAGGGTGGGCGCAACTTCTAAAACATGTATAAAATTTGTCAATTACAAAATATATGAGCTTTAGCCTAATAACCAATCATGACACTTTTCATGGGAGGCAAACACTCGGTTTGAGGTTTGATTTCACTCGTGAGAAGTAGAAATTTTTTCAGGCCTTGCTTGGATCCACCCCTGGATTCTCTTTAGAAACTCTTTGGCTACGTTGTTAGAATTCTTAGGGAGAAGaaatatcttaaaaatcaaGAGAGATTCTACTAACTCACCAATGAGAAGGGAGTTGACATCAATAACCATCATCATGC contains these protein-coding regions:
- the LOC104878972 gene encoding RING-H2 finger protein ATL5: MVNYIVLPITHFKWAWSFLFHRFSFASYTLGMLENGEEELRIGHYKVKLGSEESEEECAVCLCKIEEGDEISDLRCDHLFHKVCLDRWVQYKRSTCPLCRDSLAPCRAVAELGQEVLVFRFCSFSSGDRNSWWLR